In Nocardioides sp. WS12, the DNA window CCCGCACGCTCGGCGTCCAGGTCGGCGACCGGGCCCCGCTGGCGGAGGTCCGCGAAGCCGTCCTCGGGCTGCGGCGCGGCAAGGGCATGGTGCTCGACGCTGCGGACCACGACACGTGGAGTGCCGGGTCGTTCTTCACCAACCCGTTCGTCGAGCCCGATCGCGTTCCGGAGGGAGCGCCGTCGTACCCCCAGGGCGACGGGCGGGTGAAGACCAGCGCCGCATGGCTGATCGAGAAGGCCGGCTTCGGCAAGGGCTTCGGACTCGACCGGCCGGACGCCCGCGTCTCCTTGTCGACAAAGCACACGCTCGCGCTCACCAACCGTGGCGGTGCGTCGACGGCGGAGTTGCTCGACCTGGCCCGCGAGGTCCGCGACGGCGTGGAGGCGCGTTTCGGCGTCGCCCTGGTCAACGAGCCCGTGCTCGTCGGTTGCGTGCTCTGAGGCTCAGCTGCTCGCGGAGCTGAGCGCGGCGACGAACAGTCCCACGACGGCCACGAGGGCCACCAGTCCGAGCACGGCGAGGACCAGGCCGATGATCCCGGTGATGAAGCCGGCCGTGGCCAGTCCTTCGCCGCCGAAGGCCTGGGGGTTGGCCCGGATCTCGCGTCGCGCCTTCAGGCCGGTCCAGATGGCGAAGGGCGAGCACAGCACGGCCAGGAAGGTCACGAAGAAGACCGGCGTGAGCATCAGGCCGACCAGGCCGCTGATGCCGAGCGCCAGCGAGGTCGTCGCCAGGGAGTGGGTCGGCGCCACGTGGCGGAGGTACTGCGGCGCGACCTGGTACGGCACGGGTGCGCCCTGGTACGGCGACGCCACGGGCGCGACCGGGTAGGGCCCGGGCGCCACGGGGTACGGCGCCGCCGGCGGGACCGGGGCGGACCCGGCAGGTGCCTGCTGGGTGGGCGCATCGGGAGCGACGTCGCCGTAGGCCGGAGCCTGGTAGGGCTCGAATCCCGGCGAAGGCTGCGACGGGGGAGTCAGGGGCGGCTGGTCGCTCATGACCTCATTCTCCCAGTTCCGGGCGTGCGCCAAACCGTCCGGGCGCAGTGCGTGTTCAGGCGCCCGGTTCGGGAGCGGCGAGCCACGCGTCGATGTCCGCCAGCGCTGCGTCCCTGATGTCCGACGGTGCCCGGCTCGCCCGCAGTGACATCCGGCCCAGTTCGGCCATCTCGGCATCACTGAGTCCGTGGGCGGCGCGCATCGTGGCGTACTGGCCCGCGAGGCGGGAGCCGAACAGCAACGGGTCGTCGGCGCCGAGTGCAACGGTCGCCCCGGCTTCGAGCAGCGTGGGGAGCGGGACCGAGGTCAGGTCGGAGTAGACGCCCAGCGCCACGTTGGACACCGGACAGACCTCCAACGCGACTCCGGTGTCGACGATCCGCCGCAGCAGGTCGGGGTCCTCGGCCGCGCGTACCCCGTGGCCGAGCCGCCCGGCGTGCAGCGAGTCGAGGCACGCGCTGATGTGTTCGGGTCCGCGGAGTTCGCCACCGTGGGGCGCCAGCATCAGGCCGGCCCGTTCGGCGATCGCGAAGGCACCCGCGAAGTCGGAGGTCCGGCCGCGGCGCTCGTCGTTCGACAGGCCGAAGCCGACGACGCCACGGTCGACGTACTGCGCAGCA includes these proteins:
- a CDS encoding DUF4190 domain-containing protein; translation: MSDQPPLTPPSQPSPGFEPYQAPAYGDVAPDAPTQQAPAGSAPVPPAAPYPVAPGPYPVAPVASPYQGAPVPYQVAPQYLRHVAPTHSLATTSLALGISGLVGLMLTPVFFVTFLAVLCSPFAIWTGLKARREIRANPQAFGGEGLATAGFITGIIGLVLAVLGLVALVAVVGLFVAALSSASS
- a CDS encoding adenosine deaminase, producing MRDLHVLPKAHLHLHFTGSMRHGTLLELAERDGIHLPDALVSEWPPQLTAADEKGWFRFQRLYDVARSVLRTEDDVRRLVLEAAEDDVADGGRWLEIQVDPSGYGARFGGITAFTDLVLDAVRDATQRTGLGMAVVIAANRTRHPLDARTLARLAAQYVDRGVVGFGLSNDERRGRTSDFAGAFAIAERAGLMLAPHGGELRGPEHISACLDSLHAGRLGHGVRAAEDPDLLRRIVDTGVALEVCPVSNVALGVYSDLTSVPLPTLLEAGATVALGADDPLLFGSRLAGQYATMRAAHGLSDAEMAELGRMSLRASRAPSDIRDAALADIDAWLAAPEPGA